Proteins from a single region of Bacteroidetes bacterium SB0662_bin_6:
- a CDS encoding cytochrome c oxidase subunit 3 family protein has translation MATNTGTAEQTAQERPMAHLKHYFVSSDQQFDAAKLGMWLFLITEILLFSGMFVAYAVYRVWYPEVFAVASTELNPWLGGLNTVVLLASSLTVALAIHAAQTDNRRALVTNLFITVALAGVFMVVKYFEYTHKFHLGIFPGGHFAYAEMDQPIVPIFFSIYYVMTGIHGVHVLVGMGVLSWLGVRAMRGDFHSGYYTPVELSGLYWHLVDIIWIFLFPLLYLI, from the coding sequence ATGGCTACTAATACGGGCACGGCAGAACAGACCGCACAGGAGCGCCCTATGGCGCATCTGAAGCATTACTTCGTTTCGTCCGATCAACAGTTCGATGCGGCGAAACTCGGGATGTGGCTTTTCCTCATCACGGAGATCCTCCTTTTCAGCGGGATGTTCGTAGCCTACGCCGTGTATCGGGTCTGGTACCCGGAGGTGTTTGCGGTCGCTTCCACCGAACTGAATCCCTGGCTGGGCGGCCTGAACACCGTGGTATTACTGGCCTCTTCTCTCACGGTGGCGCTGGCCATTCATGCGGCGCAGACCGACAACCGCAGGGCGCTGGTTACCAACCTGTTCATCACGGTGGCGCTGGCCGGTGTCTTCATGGTGGTGAAGTACTTCGAGTACACCCACAAATTTCATCTGGGCATCTTTCCCGGCGGCCATTTTGCGTATGCAGAGATGGACCAGCCCATCGTTCCGATCTTCTTCAGCATCTATTATGTGATGACCGGCATTCATGGGGTGCATGTGCTGGTCGGTATGGGCGTATTAAGCTGGCTGGGCGTGCGGGCGATGCGGGGGGATTTTCACAGCGGGTATTATACGCCTGTGGAGCTTTCCGGCCTGTACTGGCACCTTGTAGACATCATCTGGATATTTCTTTTCCCATTGCTTTATCTCATTTAG
- a CDS encoding oxidase: protein MKGHHITPRKTLLKVFVALVALTALTALTAQIDIGAFNIPLALAIAGTKALLVVLFFMALKYDKPVNALFFGLGILFVVVFLTFTLFDTAFRGDLGNVGEEAILNTEGTEQGE from the coding sequence ATGAAAGGGCATCATATCACTCCACGAAAAACGCTGTTGAAGGTATTCGTCGCCCTGGTGGCGCTGACTGCTCTGACGGCCCTCACGGCGCAAATCGATATAGGGGCGTTCAACATACCGCTGGCCCTGGCGATCGCCGGGACCAAGGCCCTGCTCGTGGTGCTTTTCTTCATGGCCCTCAAGTACGACAAACCGGTCAATGCGCTGTTTTTCGGGCTGGGGATTCTTTTCGTGGTCGTATTCCTCACATTTACCTTGTTCGACACCGCCTTCCGGGGCGATCTCGGCAATGTAGGGGAGGAAGCGATTTTGAACACGGAGGGGACGGAACAGGGCGAGTGA